In the genome of Deinococcus sp. YIM 77859, one region contains:
- the pcaG gene encoding protocatechuate 3,4-dioxygenase subunit alpha, whose protein sequence is MTTEHRTPLTAAGSNIPKALFGPSPSQTVGPYFHQGLADHFQGLRSAVGNVAVQPGSSVPGERITLLGRVLDGDGVPVEDALIEVWQADASGRYASDDAAPFHGYSRTHTRTEGNVYTIRTIKPGSAGPGLAPRLNVWLGMRGLLTHLITAVYFSDEDNSADPVLALVPPERRHTLIARREETPDGPVYRFDFRMQGQDETVFFAP, encoded by the coding sequence ATGACCACTGAACACCGCACGCCCCTGACCGCTGCTGGCTCGAATATCCCCAAGGCTCTGTTTGGTCCTTCACCCAGCCAGACCGTTGGCCCGTACTTCCATCAGGGGTTGGCAGATCATTTCCAGGGACTCCGCAGCGCGGTGGGGAACGTCGCCGTACAACCGGGCAGCAGTGTTCCTGGGGAGCGCATCACCCTGCTGGGCCGGGTGCTGGACGGGGACGGTGTGCCGGTTGAGGACGCCCTGATCGAGGTGTGGCAGGCAGATGCGAGTGGACGCTACGCGAGCGACGACGCTGCCCCCTTTCACGGGTACAGCCGGACCCACACCCGTACCGAGGGCAATGTCTACACCATCCGCACCATCAAGCCCGGTTCGGCCGGTCCGGGGTTGGCTCCCCGGCTGAACGTGTGGTTGGGGATGCGGGGGCTCCTCACGCACCTGATCACCGCCGTGTACTTCAGTGACGAGGACAACAGCGCAGACCCCGTGCTGGCCCTGGTTCCACCGGAGCGCCGCCATACCTTGATCGCGCGGCGCGAGGAGACGCCGGATGGCCCCGTGTACCGCTTTGACTTCCGAATGCAGG
- the pcaH gene encoding protocatechuate 3,4-dioxygenase subunit beta: MTRPPVEQSPAAPSVHPPHLFPAYTSSVRRAPHELLIPLPDALRDLQGPVFGEGRLRPDDNDTTRNGRVNGEPLGERILVRGRVLDSRGRPVRGALIETWQANAAGRYIHQRDQHDAPLDPNFTGTARMLTDEYGEYTLVTIKPGAYPWRNHPNAWRPAHIHFSIFGTNFTQRLVSQMYFPGDPLLAYDPIYQAIPDEKGRQRLVSRFDLDLTQPQWALGYRFDIVLGGDAQTPFEEPDHDH, translated from the coding sequence ATGACCCGGCCTCCAGTAGAGCAGTCCCCGGCCGCCCCCAGCGTCCACCCCCCCCACCTCTTCCCGGCGTACACCAGCAGCGTGCGGCGCGCCCCGCACGAACTCTTGATTCCCCTACCCGACGCGCTGCGCGACCTGCAAGGGCCCGTCTTCGGGGAAGGCCGCCTCCGCCCTGACGATAACGACACCACTCGAAACGGACGCGTGAACGGTGAACCCCTGGGCGAGCGTATCCTCGTGCGCGGAAGGGTGCTAGACAGCCGTGGCCGGCCCGTTCGCGGCGCGCTGATCGAGACATGGCAGGCCAACGCCGCTGGGCGGTACATTCATCAACGCGACCAGCACGACGCGCCGCTAGACCCCAACTTCACTGGCACGGCCCGAATGCTCACGGATGAGTATGGAGAGTACACCCTGGTGACCATCAAGCCCGGTGCGTACCCCTGGCGCAACCACCCCAACGCCTGGCGCCCTGCCCACATCCACTTCAGCATCTTCGGAACCAACTTCACCCAGCGGTTGGTGAGCCAGATGTACTTCCCGGGTGACCCGCTGCTGGCCTACGACCCGATCTATCAGGCGATTCCCGACGAGAAGGGACGCCAGCGGTTGGTCAGCCGCTTTGACCTGGACCTCACCCAACCGCAGTGGGCGTTGGGGTACCGCTTCGACATCGTGTTGGGGGGCGACGCGCAGACGCCCTTTGAGGAGCCGGACCATGACCACTGA
- the pcaC gene encoding 4-carboxymuconolactone decarboxylase — translation MTFLNPGSLTLHAQLRGAEPAPALVFLNPIGSDLRVWNEAACELVPFFRAVQYDLRGQGLSDAPEGEYALADHVADLQGLLDALSLSQVALVGCSLGGLIAQAFALAFPERVSHLVLLDTLPRIGTPDSWQERIHSVRVRSLAALAPTLVKRWFAPAFFTQQPLAAHGYTTLLARSPQAGYLGSCAALRDADLTGQVQALRLPTLVLCGEHDVSTPPDACSALAEQLGARFEVIPGAAHLPMVERPGEVAAHIRAFLARPDEDPYRRGLAMRRRVLGEAHVNRATRAATDLDRDFQTFITEYAWGGPWSRPHLDLRTRHLLTLAVLTALSREHELAMHLRATLNTGVTEEDLREVFLHVAVYAGVPVANRAFQIAKQVLVERSDA, via the coding sequence TTGACGTTTCTGAACCCAGGTTCCCTGACGCTGCACGCCCAACTTCGCGGTGCTGAACCCGCGCCCGCACTGGTGTTTTTGAACCCTATCGGCAGCGACCTACGCGTTTGGAATGAAGCCGCCTGTGAACTTGTCCCCTTCTTCCGTGCGGTGCAGTACGACCTGCGTGGACAGGGCTTGTCAGACGCGCCCGAGGGCGAATATGCCCTAGCAGACCACGTGGCGGATCTTCAGGGTCTGCTGGATGCCCTGAGCCTGTCCCAGGTCGCGCTGGTGGGCTGTTCTCTGGGTGGGCTGATCGCGCAGGCATTCGCTCTCGCGTTCCCAGAGCGAGTCTCGCATCTGGTGCTCCTCGATACCCTGCCGCGCATCGGCACCCCTGACAGTTGGCAGGAGCGTATACACAGCGTGCGGGTGCGCAGCCTGGCTGCCTTGGCGCCAACGCTGGTCAAGCGGTGGTTCGCGCCTGCCTTCTTCACCCAGCAGCCTCTCGCCGCGCACGGGTACACCACCCTGCTCGCCCGCAGCCCCCAAGCCGGATACCTCGGGAGTTGTGCTGCCCTGCGGGACGCAGACCTCACGGGGCAGGTTCAGGCCCTCCGGCTCCCCACGCTGGTTCTATGCGGTGAGCATGACGTCAGCACCCCACCGGACGCCTGCTCTGCCCTGGCGGAGCAGCTCGGTGCCCGCTTTGAGGTCATTCCGGGCGCCGCTCACCTGCCGATGGTGGAGCGGCCAGGTGAGGTGGCCGCCCATATTCGCGCCTTTCTGGCTCGACCGGATGAAGACCCCTACAGGCGGGGCCTGGCTATGCGCCGCCGGGTGTTGGGGGAGGCGCATGTGAACAGGGCCACACGGGCCGCCACGGATCTCGACCGCGACTTTCAGACCTTTATCACCGAATACGCCTGGGGGGGCCCCTGGTCCCGCCCGCATCTCGACCTTCGTACCCGCCATCTGCTCACCCTGGCCGTTCTCACGGCCCTGTCCCGTGAGCATGAACTCGCCATGCATCTACGGGCCACCCTGAACACAGGCGTGACTGAAGAAGACTTGCGTGAGGTGTTTTTACACGTCGCCGTCTATGCGGGTGTTCCCGTCGCCAACCGCGCTTTCCAGATCGCCAAACAGGTTCTTGTCGAAAGGAGCGATGCATGA
- a CDS encoding 4-hydroxybenzoate 3-monooxygenase — MIVRSPRTQVGIIGAGPAGLFLALLLHRQGIQSVILERRTREEIESTIRAGVLEHWTVDLMDELGVGERMHREGHFHRGITLRFNGESHHIDMAELTGGKRVTVYAQHEVLRDLIAAHLERGGEILFGVQDVEIHGIETDGPRLTFRRKAGGAAEELRCDFVAGCDGSQGRARQLLTGRTEYHKVYPFGWLGILVEAPPSYHELIYANHQRGFALLSTRSPQVQRMYIQCEPDADIQDYPDERIWEELHTRLETVDGWTLTEGRIFQKNIVGLRSFVCDTMQHGRLFIAGDAAHIVPPTGAKGLNLAVADVMVLARGMEQYYRSGDESYLRSYSQRALRRVWRAERFSWYMTTMLHRNPEESPFERRIHLAELDHVTSSRAAATALAENYVGLPLEL, encoded by the coding sequence ATGATCGTACGTTCCCCACGCACCCAGGTCGGTATCATCGGTGCCGGACCCGCCGGCCTCTTTCTCGCCCTGCTTCTGCACCGGCAGGGCATTCAAAGCGTGATCTTGGAGAGGCGCACGCGGGAGGAGATCGAGAGCACCATCCGGGCGGGCGTGCTGGAGCATTGGACCGTAGACCTGATGGACGAACTCGGGGTGGGCGAGCGGATGCACCGGGAGGGGCACTTTCATCGCGGCATTACCCTGCGCTTCAACGGTGAAAGCCACCACATCGACATGGCGGAGCTGACCGGAGGCAAAAGGGTGACGGTGTATGCGCAGCACGAGGTTCTGCGCGACCTGATTGCCGCACACCTCGAGCGCGGTGGCGAGATTCTCTTCGGCGTACAGGACGTGGAGATTCACGGCATCGAAACCGATGGGCCCCGCCTCACCTTTCGCCGTAAGGCGGGTGGCGCCGCCGAAGAACTGCGCTGTGACTTCGTGGCGGGTTGCGACGGCTCACAGGGCCGGGCGCGGCAGCTTCTCACTGGGCGCACCGAATACCACAAAGTGTACCCCTTCGGCTGGTTGGGCATCCTGGTTGAAGCGCCGCCCTCGTACCACGAGCTGATCTACGCCAACCACCAGCGTGGTTTTGCGCTGCTCAGCACGCGCTCGCCCCAGGTGCAGCGGATGTACATCCAGTGTGAGCCAGACGCCGACATCCAAGACTACCCCGACGAGCGCATCTGGGAAGAGTTGCACACCAGGCTTGAAACGGTGGACGGCTGGACGCTCACCGAAGGGCGCATTTTTCAAAAAAACATCGTAGGGCTGCGGAGTTTTGTCTGTGACACGATGCAGCATGGGCGGCTCTTCATTGCTGGGGACGCCGCGCACATCGTCCCGCCGACAGGCGCGAAGGGGCTCAACCTCGCCGTGGCGGACGTGATGGTCCTGGCACGGGGAATGGAGCAGTACTACCGGAGCGGCGACGAGTCGTACCTGCGCAGCTACTCACAACGCGCTTTGCGCCGCGTCTGGCGGGCCGAGCGTTTCTCCTGGTACATGACGACGATGCTGCACCGCAATCCTGAGGAGTCCCCCTTCGAGCGGCGCATCCACCTGGCCGAGCTCGATCACGTGACTTCCTCACGAGCTGCCGCCACAGCGCTGGCCGAAAACTACGTAGGACTGCCGCTGGAACTGTGA
- a CDS encoding IclR family transcriptional regulator, protein MLSTVEKAGKVLRLFTAASPEWGVTEVARALNISKTSAHDALTTLTHIGLVHRMVTGRYRLGFMVVSLHAVLMAQTPWRHVAREEMERLAASLTENVHLIAFDGGQAICIEVVNGGSAPSSVSVGDVLPPHASASGKVVLAYRSDEEVQRACEQMQPLTPNTIISYDEFHSELARVRERGYALDIEELNLGRCAVAAPVRNANGEIIAALTISAATAHFERHKALWLAELPQAAKVISERLGYQPSLMAEGLRWYLIRGEEKLTRT, encoded by the coding sequence ATGCTGAGCACAGTGGAAAAGGCTGGAAAGGTTCTGCGGCTTTTCACGGCCGCCAGTCCCGAATGGGGGGTGACGGAGGTCGCTCGCGCCCTGAACATCTCCAAGACGAGTGCCCATGACGCGCTGACCACCCTGACCCACATTGGCCTCGTTCACCGGATGGTGACCGGCCGCTACCGGTTGGGCTTTATGGTCGTCTCGCTCCACGCTGTCCTGATGGCACAAACGCCCTGGCGTCACGTCGCGCGTGAGGAAATGGAACGCTTGGCCGCCAGCCTCACGGAGAATGTGCACCTCATCGCCTTCGACGGCGGGCAGGCCATCTGCATCGAGGTGGTGAACGGCGGCTCAGCGCCCTCATCGGTAAGCGTTGGAGACGTGCTGCCTCCCCATGCCTCCGCCTCCGGCAAGGTCGTCCTGGCTTACCGTTCGGACGAGGAGGTCCAGCGGGCCTGCGAACAGATGCAGCCTCTGACCCCCAACACCATCATCAGTTACGACGAGTTCCACTCTGAGTTGGCCCGAGTTCGCGAACGCGGCTACGCCCTTGATATCGAGGAACTCAATCTCGGGCGCTGTGCGGTCGCCGCCCCCGTTCGCAACGCCAATGGCGAAATCATTGCTGCACTCACCATCTCGGCAGCCACTGCTCACTTCGAGCGCCACAAGGCCCTCTGGCTCGCGGAGTTGCCGCAAGCAGCCAAGGTGATTTCGGAGCGTCTCGGGTACCAGCCGAGCCTGATGGCAGAAGGGCTGCGCTGGTACCTGATCCGGGGCGAGGAGAAATTGACACGAACTTAA
- a CDS encoding ATP-binding cassette domain-containing protein, translated as MTTQIRTGMALQVHNVTRRFGGVTALKDISLDVAPSERHAVIGPNGAGKSTLFRVVSGEYPPSAGTVRLDGRSVNGLSPDRVAALGVARSFQTSSLFPQDSVRENVILAVMAHLPARRDLWRPLRAHREAVRRADAALERMDLLAQADLPAAALSHGEQRQLELAMVLAQEPRLLLLDEPLAGLSAHEREHVQNLIKGLPRELTTVLIEHDLPFCLAFADRITVLSNGERLATGTPDAIRANEAVQAVYVGSALKRQGRERSEVAWAQPPVLTAQSLSAGYGSAAALENVSLVVRPGEVVTVLGRNGMGKTTLLTTLMGWRRPTGGKVTLNGQDVTALRPSGLSARGLALVPQGRRMLAELTVDEELRLAVRPGKWTLARVYETFPRLLERRSSLSTTLSGGEQQMVAIGRALLQNPSVMLLDEPTEGLSPLMVTVVRDVLLTLRESGETILLAEQNLDLALAVADRVYVLDHGTVAFEGDAAHLAENRALVHELMGV; from the coding sequence ATGACCACCCAGATCAGGACGGGCATGGCCCTGCAGGTCCACAACGTGACCCGGCGCTTTGGGGGCGTGACCGCCCTAAAGGATATCAGCCTGGACGTGGCGCCCAGCGAGCGCCACGCCGTGATAGGCCCCAACGGTGCGGGCAAGAGCACCCTCTTCCGCGTGGTGAGCGGCGAGTATCCGCCCAGCGCAGGTACGGTTCGCCTGGACGGTCGCAGTGTGAATGGCCTCTCACCCGACCGCGTGGCAGCACTGGGTGTGGCACGCTCCTTCCAGACGAGTAGCCTCTTTCCCCAAGACAGCGTGCGCGAGAACGTGATCCTGGCTGTGATGGCTCACCTGCCTGCACGGCGAGACCTGTGGCGGCCCCTACGCGCGCACCGCGAGGCGGTTCGGCGGGCCGATGCCGCGTTGGAACGGATGGACCTGCTCGCGCAGGCCGACCTACCTGCCGCTGCGCTCTCGCACGGGGAACAGCGGCAACTCGAACTCGCGATGGTCCTCGCGCAGGAACCCCGGTTGTTGCTGCTGGATGAACCGCTGGCAGGCCTCAGCGCGCACGAGCGTGAGCACGTTCAGAACCTCATCAAGGGGTTGCCGCGTGAGCTCACCACCGTGCTGATCGAACACGACCTGCCCTTCTGCCTGGCTTTTGCAGACCGGATCACAGTGCTGAGTAATGGTGAACGGCTCGCGACCGGTACGCCCGATGCGATCCGCGCGAACGAGGCTGTACAGGCGGTGTACGTCGGCTCGGCCTTGAAGCGGCAAGGGCGTGAGCGGAGTGAGGTGGCCTGGGCCCAGCCCCCTGTCCTCACGGCCCAAAGCCTCAGTGCGGGGTACGGCAGCGCCGCGGCCCTGGAGAACGTCTCGCTGGTCGTGCGTCCCGGCGAGGTGGTCACTGTTCTGGGGCGCAACGGCATGGGCAAGACGACCCTGCTGACCACCCTGATGGGCTGGCGCAGGCCCACGGGCGGGAAGGTCACGCTGAACGGCCAGGACGTGACGGCCCTGCGGCCCTCCGGCCTGTCGGCACGGGGTTTGGCCCTGGTTCCCCAGGGACGCCGCATGCTGGCGGAACTCACTGTGGACGAGGAGCTGCGTCTTGCTGTCCGTCCCGGCAAGTGGACCCTGGCCAGGGTGTACGAGACATTTCCACGCCTGCTGGAGCGCCGCAGCAGTCTCAGCACCACCCTCTCTGGTGGCGAGCAGCAGATGGTTGCCATCGGCCGCGCCCTCCTGCAAAACCCCAGCGTCATGCTTCTTGACGAACCCACGGAGGGCCTCAGCCCCCTGATGGTGACTGTGGTTCGCGACGTACTGCTCACCCTGCGGGAGAGCGGTGAGACCATCCTGCTGGCCGAACAGAACCTGGACCTCGCGCTGGCGGTGGCTGACCGGGTGTACGTCCTCGACCACGGTACTGTAGCCTTTGAGGGGGACGCCGCGCACCTCGCGGAGAACCGCGCACTCGTGCACGAGTTGATGGGCGTTTGA
- a CDS encoding branched-chain amino acid ABC transporter permease produces MTMQAVSAARPGLTWAALLVGLAVLLAVPLLVGGYPLYLATEALCWAMAAAALDLLVGYLGLTPLGHIAMWGLGGYTAALLTRAGVPLPLVLGAAALLATLYSALTAPLALRAGGIFFLMVTLAFAQMLQSLVDKWSALTGGTDGLTFEPGLDNTTLYLLTLGVLALTLLLLTRLTRSPFGRVLEAIRQNENRARALGYPVFLYKYGAVLIASALIGLAGALGAYHRGIVTPGDLFWLQSAILLIMVLLGGARSLWGPVIGAVLYTVLQAVVSSQTNLWAGLVGVLLILLVLTGRGGLWAILHRRKA; encoded by the coding sequence ATGACCATGCAAGCTGTTTCTGCCGCACGCCCCGGCCTCACCTGGGCCGCGCTGCTTGTGGGGCTGGCGGTTCTCCTGGCCGTGCCACTCCTGGTGGGCGGCTATCCCCTCTACCTCGCTACCGAGGCGCTGTGCTGGGCGATGGCCGCGGCCGCGCTGGACCTGCTGGTGGGCTACCTGGGCCTCACGCCGCTCGGGCACATCGCCATGTGGGGGCTGGGTGGGTACACGGCGGCGCTCCTTACCCGCGCAGGGGTGCCGCTGCCACTGGTGCTGGGCGCCGCCGCGCTGCTCGCCACGCTCTACTCGGCCCTGACCGCGCCGCTGGCCCTGCGCGCGGGGGGCATCTTCTTCCTGATGGTCACCTTGGCCTTTGCACAGATGCTCCAGTCCCTGGTGGACAAGTGGAGTGCCTTGACAGGCGGCACGGATGGCCTCACCTTCGAGCCGGGCTTGGACAATACCACGCTGTACCTGCTCACGCTCGGTGTGCTGGCCCTCACGCTGTTGTTGCTCACCCGCCTGACCCGCTCGCCCTTTGGGCGGGTGCTGGAGGCAATCCGCCAGAACGAGAACCGTGCTCGCGCGCTGGGCTATCCAGTGTTCCTCTACAAGTACGGCGCGGTGCTCATCGCGTCGGCCTTGATCGGGTTGGCCGGGGCTCTCGGGGCGTATCACCGCGGGATTGTCACGCCGGGTGACCTGTTCTGGCTCCAGAGTGCCATCCTGCTGATCATGGTGCTGCTGGGCGGAGCCCGATCGCTGTGGGGCCCCGTGATCGGAGCTGTGCTGTACACCGTGTTGCAGGCGGTGGTCAGCTCACAGACCAATCTGTGGGCAGGGCTGGTCGGCGTCCTGCTGATCCTGCTCGTGCTGACGGGCCGCGGCGGCTTGTGGGCGATCCTACACCGGAGGAAGGCATGA
- a CDS encoding branched-chain amino acid ABC transporter permease, translating into MQLILFQLVNSLAFGMLLFLLSAGFSLIFGVARVANLAHGAFYVLSAYIGYTVTQLSGHFWIGVLVATLLGAALGVAVDRLLISRLHGHELRQVLLTLGLSFVISDAVRHFWGADIKSVSPPAPFEGPITLGGLVFPSYPFVLIVLGVVVFGLMRWILRSTLAGAKIRAVTADQQMSGTLGLPVLRISMLTFAAGIGLAAFGGAVGSPQLALTPTLDSTMTLFALIVVVIGGLGSIEGAFLAALLVGLVNGFGAVYFPTFAQIAVFALMILVIAVRPQGLLGRKLGNA; encoded by the coding sequence ATGCAACTCATTCTATTTCAACTGGTGAACAGCCTCGCCTTCGGCATGCTGCTGTTCCTGCTGTCGGCGGGCTTCTCGCTGATCTTCGGGGTGGCGCGTGTGGCGAACCTCGCACATGGGGCCTTTTACGTGCTCAGCGCCTACATCGGCTACACGGTGACGCAGCTCAGCGGTCATTTCTGGATCGGCGTGCTGGTCGCTACTCTGCTGGGTGCCGCGCTGGGCGTTGCGGTGGACCGCCTGCTGATCTCGCGCCTGCACGGGCATGAACTCCGCCAGGTGCTCCTGACGCTCGGTCTGAGCTTTGTCATCTCGGACGCGGTGCGCCACTTTTGGGGAGCGGACATCAAGAGCGTATCTCCCCCCGCGCCCTTTGAAGGGCCGATCACCTTGGGCGGTCTGGTCTTTCCCAGTTACCCCTTCGTGCTGATCGTCCTGGGGGTGGTGGTGTTCGGGCTGATGCGCTGGATTCTGAGGAGCACGTTGGCGGGAGCCAAGATCCGTGCGGTGACTGCCGACCAGCAGATGAGCGGGACGCTGGGTCTGCCCGTCCTGCGTATCTCTATGCTGACTTTTGCGGCGGGCATCGGCTTGGCCGCCTTCGGGGGCGCGGTGGGGAGCCCACAGCTGGCCCTCACGCCAACGCTCGATTCCACCATGACGCTCTTCGCCCTGATCGTGGTGGTGATCGGCGGGCTGGGCAGCATCGAGGGGGCCTTTCTGGCCGCCCTTCTGGTAGGACTGGTCAACGGTTTCGGCGCAGTGTATTTTCCCACCTTCGCGCAGATCGCGGTCTTTGCGCTGATGATCCTGGTGATCGCCGTCCGTCCGCAGGGCCTCTTGGGTCGGAAGCTGGGGAACGCATGA
- a CDS encoding ABC transporter substrate-binding protein: protein MKKKRILAALTAALGIGALWGARAQNDPIKVGVIMPFSGVYAQLGEEGYKGFTLYLDSIGNRVAGRPIQLIREDEEADASVALRKANKLIGSDKVDILAGIVLTPSAYALSDVVEKAKVPLIVFNAAGNDLTRSRKNPYVFRVSGNAWQYNNPFGRYVADKVSKNTFLVAADYAFGKESLADFKASYTNAGGKIAGEVYTPLGSTDFSPYLARIAAAKPQAVYAVLSGSDAVLFMKQFAQFGLNKSIKLAVFGDMTDEKFIDAVGDSVVGAISALPWAQDLPGAQNKVFTDAYKKKYPGELPGVFAQRGWDTARVIVEALKKTNGNTANKSALLAALRSVNFPSPRGTFRFDPVTQNVINPMYVREVVKTPQGLINKRVATLGTFKDPGK, encoded by the coding sequence ATGAAGAAGAAACGCATTCTGGCCGCTCTCACAGCTGCCCTTGGTATAGGTGCCCTCTGGGGAGCACGGGCCCAGAACGATCCCATCAAGGTCGGCGTGATCATGCCCTTTTCCGGTGTGTATGCGCAGCTGGGCGAGGAAGGCTACAAGGGCTTTACCCTGTACCTCGACTCCATCGGTAACAGGGTGGCGGGCCGTCCTATCCAGCTGATTCGTGAGGACGAGGAGGCCGACGCCTCAGTCGCCCTGCGCAAGGCGAATAAGCTGATCGGCAGCGACAAAGTGGATATTCTCGCAGGGATTGTCCTAACGCCCAGTGCCTATGCCCTGAGTGACGTGGTGGAAAAGGCGAAGGTGCCGCTGATTGTTTTTAATGCGGCGGGCAACGACCTGACGCGCAGTCGAAAAAACCCCTACGTGTTCCGCGTCTCTGGAAATGCCTGGCAGTACAACAACCCCTTCGGCCGGTACGTGGCGGATAAGGTCAGCAAGAACACCTTCCTGGTCGCCGCTGACTATGCCTTTGGCAAAGAGTCGCTGGCGGATTTCAAGGCTTCATACACCAACGCTGGGGGGAAGATCGCTGGGGAAGTGTACACGCCACTGGGCAGCACCGACTTTAGCCCCTATCTGGCACGTATCGCTGCTGCAAAGCCGCAGGCGGTGTACGCGGTGTTGTCGGGCAGCGACGCTGTTTTGTTCATGAAACAATTCGCGCAATTCGGTCTGAATAAGTCCATCAAGCTCGCGGTGTTTGGCGACATGACGGACGAAAAGTTCATCGATGCCGTCGGTGACAGCGTGGTCGGGGCCATCAGCGCCCTGCCCTGGGCGCAGGACCTGCCCGGCGCGCAGAATAAGGTCTTCACCGACGCATACAAGAAAAAATATCCAGGCGAGTTGCCGGGCGTGTTTGCTCAGCGCGGCTGGGACACGGCCCGGGTGATCGTGGAAGCCCTGAAGAAGACGAACGGCAATACCGCAAACAAGTCAGCGCTGCTCGCCGCCCTGCGCAGTGTGAACTTTCCATCGCCGCGCGGCACCTTCCGCTTCGACCCAGTCACTCAGAATGTGATCAATCCGATGTACGTGCGCGAGGTCGTCAAGACCCCACAGGGGTTGATCAACAAGCGCGTCGCCACCCTGGGGACTTTCAAGGACCCGGGCAAGTAG
- a CDS encoding ROK family transcriptional regulator encodes MTSVLLQIRAGDQGFLKQLNRSAILEAVRRDPGISRAELAARTQLTKVTVGTMVQELLDQGWLVEGGLQQGSVGRPGRALYLNEGRHILLGAEVGVQGLRVVACTLTGRSLGQRAVLTPSTTPEATAQQLAILLTEVLALPELAGREILGLGVAVPGPVALHESTLVFAPNLGWRNIPFLTVLKPFLPDLPGPWLLENEAKAAAFGEVYFSETAKPELLAYLSLGTGIGSGLMVGTPVPHLLRGAQGLAGEIGHSVLQPGGAYCHCGNRGCAETLVSGWAIRAALGIPPGVLLETALQHRMDDIEVQVTLRRAGEALGMLLTNLHHTLNPSDIVLGGALTRLGAPLLQPALTFFGEHQHHLYASASPVRLHVRTDSTFIPARGAAAQLLARVIHTPVGR; translated from the coding sequence ATGACTTCAGTGCTCCTCCAGATCCGTGCCGGAGACCAGGGGTTTCTCAAGCAGCTTAATCGCTCAGCCATCCTGGAGGCAGTTCGGCGTGATCCCGGAATTTCCCGGGCAGAACTGGCCGCGCGCACACAACTGACCAAGGTCACGGTTGGCACCATGGTTCAGGAATTGCTGGATCAGGGCTGGTTGGTTGAGGGTGGCCTACAGCAAGGAAGTGTAGGACGTCCAGGGCGAGCTCTTTACCTTAACGAAGGGCGGCACATTCTGCTGGGTGCGGAAGTAGGTGTTCAGGGACTGCGGGTGGTGGCCTGCACGCTGACGGGGCGTAGCCTCGGACAGCGCGCTGTGCTGACCCCCTCGACCACGCCCGAAGCGACGGCCCAACAGCTGGCTATTTTGCTCACGGAAGTACTGGCCCTTCCCGAACTGGCAGGCCGGGAGATCCTGGGACTGGGTGTGGCCGTTCCTGGCCCAGTGGCGCTTCATGAGTCTACCCTGGTGTTCGCCCCGAACTTAGGCTGGCGCAACATCCCCTTCTTAACGGTCCTAAAACCATTCCTCCCAGACCTCCCCGGTCCCTGGCTGCTGGAAAATGAGGCGAAGGCGGCCGCATTTGGTGAGGTTTACTTTTCCGAGACAGCCAAGCCGGAATTGCTGGCCTACCTCAGCCTGGGAACGGGGATTGGTAGCGGCCTGATGGTAGGAACTCCTGTGCCTCACCTGTTGCGCGGTGCTCAGGGGCTTGCTGGCGAAATTGGGCATTCGGTGTTGCAACCGGGAGGGGCATACTGCCACTGCGGAAACCGCGGCTGTGCCGAAACGCTGGTGAGCGGATGGGCGATACGAGCTGCACTTGGCATCCCCCCCGGAGTCCTCCTAGAGACAGCCCTCCAGCACCGGATGGACGACATAGAAGTACAGGTCACCCTGCGGCGTGCCGGTGAAGCGCTGGGAATGTTACTGACGAACCTACACCACACGCTTAACCCCAGTGACATCGTGCTGGGTGGAGCGCTAACCCGACTAGGTGCTCCGCTGCTTCAACCTGCTCTGACCTTCTTTGGGGAACATCAACATCACCTCTATGCTTCCGCATCGCCCGTTCGTCTTCATGTTCGCACGGACAGTACCTTCATTCCAGCGCGTGGTGCAGCCGCGCAGCTTCTGGCAAGGGTCATTCACACGCCGGTCGGACGATGA